A window of Thermosynechococcus sp. NK55a contains these coding sequences:
- a CDS encoding DUF6679 family protein, with protein MLHRKLYQLYTDGQEVWIYLRDQQRLIDRARIVDIEGNVVTIRYETEEDDEVCAWEEIVNIESIGSISRRLAAVPRGYAELPIADECPEAEQLPKHSSETEHER; from the coding sequence ATGCTACACCGCAAGCTTTATCAACTCTATACCGACGGCCAAGAAGTCTGGATTTACTTGCGGGATCAACAACGCCTGATTGACCGGGCACGCATTGTGGACATCGAAGGAAATGTGGTTACCATCCGCTACGAAACGGAGGAAGACGACGAAGTGTGTGCTTGGGAAGAGATCGTCAATATCGAAAGTATTGGCTCCATTTCACGGCGGCTCGCAGCAGTTCCCCGAGGCTATGCAGAGCTACCCATTGCTGATGAATGTCCAGAGGCGGAGCAACTGCCGAAGCATTCCTCGGAAACCGAACACGAGCGTTAA
- the rplT gene encoding 50S ribosomal protein L20 produces MARVKRGNVARKRRKKILKLAKGYRAGHSKLFRTANQVVMKALCNAYRDRRRRKRDFRRLWIARINAAARQHGMSYSQLMGALKKADIQLNRKMLAQLAVLDADAFATVIQTARAV; encoded by the coding sequence ATGGCAAGGGTCAAGCGGGGTAACGTTGCCCGCAAACGGCGTAAAAAAATTCTCAAGCTCGCCAAGGGCTATCGGGCGGGGCACTCGAAGCTCTTCCGCACGGCAAATCAGGTGGTCATGAAGGCACTGTGCAATGCCTATCGCGATCGCCGGCGGCGCAAACGCGACTTTCGGCGGCTCTGGATTGCCCGCATTAACGCTGCTGCGCGTCAACATGGCATGAGCTACAGTCAACTCATGGGTGCCCTGAAAAAAGCAGACATTCAACTGAATCGCAAGATGCTGGCTCAATTGGCTGTCCTGGATGCCGATGCCTTTGCCACTGTCATTCAGACTGCTCGCGCCGTTTAG
- the dnaK gene encoding molecular chaperone DnaK — protein sequence MGKIVGIDLGTTNSVIAVLEGGKPVVIANAEGSRTTPSVVAFGKDGERLVGQLARRQAVLNPQNTFYAVKRFIGREYSELTAESKRVPYTIRRDESGKVRIKCPRLQREFAPEEISAMVLRKLVEDASRYLGEPVTDAVITVPAYFNDSQRQATRDAGRIAGLNVRRIINEPTAAALAYGLDRQQEQTILVFDLGGGTFDVSILEVGDGVFEVKATSGDTQLGGNDFDKLIVDWLAEDFLAKEGIDLRRDRQSLQRLTDAAEKAKIELSGLLETNIDLPFVTATAEGPKHIETTLSRRQFEDLSQDLLQRLRYPVEQALMDAHLTPSQIDAVVLVGGATRMPMVQDLVRQMIGREPKQNVNPDEVVAVGAAIQAGILAGDVKDILLLDVTPLSLGVETIGGVTKVLIPRNTTIPVRRSDIFSTSENNQSQVEIHVVQGERELAAHNKSLGRFKLTGIPPAPRGVPQIQVSFDLDANGLLQVVALDRFSGREQSVVIQGASTLSEEEIQQMLLDAESNAAGDRQRRARIEKRNRAQDLMNRAERQLREAAQEFGYQFAAEQRRGIEALVRQLQEAIRNEDDRQIDLTYAALEERLYDFVRQLRLREEEAEDDEEIFKLPNLREAVNKGLDAVRGRERRRDNYEDEWDEPPRTRRSRSYSQRSDSAPWDDWDDDDW from the coding sequence ATGGGCAAAATTGTTGGCATTGATCTGGGGACAACCAATTCCGTCATTGCTGTACTGGAAGGGGGAAAACCCGTTGTGATTGCCAATGCAGAAGGCTCCCGCACCACTCCTTCTGTGGTGGCCTTTGGCAAAGACGGCGAGCGCCTTGTGGGGCAGTTGGCGCGACGGCAGGCGGTGCTCAATCCCCAAAACACCTTCTATGCCGTGAAGCGCTTTATTGGCCGCGAATACAGTGAACTAACGGCGGAGTCCAAGCGGGTACCCTATACGATTCGCCGCGATGAATCGGGGAAAGTGCGCATCAAGTGCCCACGGCTGCAACGGGAATTTGCCCCCGAAGAAATTTCAGCCATGGTCTTGCGCAAGCTGGTGGAGGATGCCAGCCGCTACCTAGGGGAACCCGTCACCGATGCGGTGATTACTGTACCCGCCTACTTTAATGACTCGCAGCGGCAAGCGACCCGTGATGCTGGACGTATTGCGGGTCTCAATGTGCGGCGCATTATCAATGAACCCACCGCGGCAGCGCTGGCCTATGGTCTCGATCGCCAGCAGGAGCAGACGATTCTCGTTTTTGACCTGGGCGGTGGCACCTTTGATGTCTCCATTCTCGAGGTCGGTGATGGCGTGTTTGAAGTGAAGGCCACCAGCGGCGATACTCAACTGGGGGGCAATGACTTTGATAAGTTGATTGTGGACTGGCTAGCCGAAGACTTCCTTGCTAAGGAAGGCATTGATTTACGGCGCGATCGCCAGTCGCTGCAACGGCTCACTGATGCTGCCGAAAAAGCCAAAATTGAACTTTCCGGCCTACTGGAAACCAATATCGATCTGCCCTTTGTCACTGCCACAGCAGAGGGGCCGAAACACATTGAAACCACCCTCAGTCGTCGCCAATTTGAGGACCTTAGCCAAGACCTACTGCAACGGCTGCGCTATCCGGTCGAACAGGCCCTGATGGACGCCCATTTAACCCCCAGTCAAATTGATGCCGTGGTACTTGTGGGTGGTGCGACGCGAATGCCCATGGTGCAGGATCTGGTGCGGCAGATGATTGGCCGTGAACCGAAGCAAAATGTCAACCCCGATGAAGTGGTGGCCGTCGGTGCTGCGATTCAAGCAGGGATTCTCGCAGGGGATGTGAAAGATATCCTGCTGTTGGATGTAACGCCCCTTTCCCTAGGGGTGGAAACCATTGGCGGCGTGACTAAGGTGCTGATTCCCCGCAATACGACGATTCCGGTGCGTCGCTCCGATATTTTTTCAACCTCAGAAAATAACCAAAGCCAAGTAGAAATCCACGTGGTTCAGGGGGAGCGGGAACTGGCAGCCCACAATAAGTCCCTGGGACGCTTTAAGTTAACCGGCATTCCGCCAGCGCCTCGGGGGGTGCCCCAAATTCAAGTGTCCTTTGACTTGGATGCCAATGGCCTGCTCCAAGTGGTGGCCTTGGATCGCTTTAGCGGCCGTGAGCAAAGTGTGGTCATTCAGGGGGCATCAACCCTGAGTGAAGAGGAAATTCAGCAGATGCTCTTGGATGCTGAGTCCAATGCAGCGGGCGATCGCCAGCGGCGGGCCCGCATTGAGAAGCGCAACCGCGCCCAGGATTTGATGAACCGAGCTGAACGCCAATTGCGGGAAGCGGCTCAGGAATTTGGCTATCAATTTGCCGCTGAGCAGCGCCGTGGTATTGAGGCTCTAGTGCGGCAATTGCAGGAGGCCATTCGCAATGAGGACGATCGCCAGATTGACCTCACCTACGCTGCCCTTGAAGAGCGGCTCTACGACTTTGTCCGTCAACTGCGCCTGAGGGAAGAGGAGGCGGAAGACGATGAAGAGATCTTTAAGCTGCCCAACCTTAGGGAAGCGGTGAATAAAGGTCTCGATGCGGTGCGGGGTCGAGAGCGGCGGCGCGATAATTATGAGGATGAATGGGATGAGCCACCCCGCACGCGGCGTTCCCGCAGCTACTCCCAGCGCAGTGATTCAGCCCCATGGGACGATTGGGATGACGACGACTGGTAG
- a CDS encoding YdcF family protein, with product MDLLLSKLLPPLLYPLSLACWALVFAIVRFWRAPKQAAIALVIALGILLLSGNDYVAAALIASLERQYLPPDPMPKAAAIVVLGGAVVPQSAPRPWIEVTEKGDRILYGAHLFRQGYAPHLILSGGRIDWLSEPFQRGEATDMAEIATTCGVPMDKILLDTTSLNTYENAVNVKALLEKHSIQGELLLVTSAYHMPRAVAIFHRLGMNIIPAPTDYRYPSIARSPTWQNLFLSLIPNPYNVDITTIALREYQGLLIYRLRGWL from the coding sequence ATGGATCTACTGCTATCGAAATTGCTGCCACCGCTGCTGTATCCATTGTCTTTGGCCTGTTGGGCGCTAGTTTTTGCCATTGTGCGCTTTTGGCGTGCCCCCAAACAGGCAGCGATCGCCCTGGTCATTGCCCTAGGTATTTTACTCTTGAGCGGGAATGACTATGTGGCAGCCGCTCTTATTGCTTCCCTAGAGCGGCAGTATTTACCCCCTGATCCGATGCCCAAAGCTGCAGCCATCGTTGTTCTCGGTGGTGCTGTTGTTCCCCAAAGCGCCCCGCGCCCTTGGATCGAAGTCACAGAAAAAGGCGATCGCATTCTCTACGGTGCCCACCTCTTTCGCCAAGGCTATGCCCCCCACCTCATCCTTAGTGGTGGCCGCATTGACTGGCTCAGCGAACCCTTTCAGCGGGGCGAGGCGACAGATATGGCGGAAATTGCCACCACCTGCGGCGTGCCAATGGACAAGATTCTGCTGGACACCACCTCCCTAAATACCTATGAAAATGCCGTGAACGTCAAAGCCCTTCTTGAAAAACATTCCATTCAGGGAGAGCTACTGCTGGTGACATCCGCCTACCACATGCCCCGCGCCGTCGCCATTTTTCATCGTTTGGGGATGAACATCATTCCAGCACCCACAGACTATCGCTACCCCTCGATCGCGCGATCGCCCACCTGGCAAAACCTATTCCTCAGCCTGATCCCCAATCCCTACAACGTGGACATCACCACCATTGCCCTGCGGGAATATCAAGGTCTTCTCATTTATAGGCTGCGCGGTTGGCTTTAG
- the cobA gene encoding uroporphyrinogen-III C-methyltransferase, with protein MTVYFVGAGLGTPDSLTLEAWTCLQQAQVVLYDALLSPSLLELTPADCLRVAVGKRAGTEAVPQLEINRLLVAYGQQYRRVVRLKSGDPGLFGRLHQELEAVLGAGLEAVVIAGVSSALAAPLLAGICVTAKDVSQSVAILSGHAPETLPWPAIAQMETLIFLMATRSLRYIAEELLRQGRSPTEGLAILQWAGQPQQQFWFGTLETYLKTPHFPDMAPAVVVIGAIAQKRYPLASLDLVFPEFLRISPSSMSPLYGKTILVTRAAAQASEFTQQLIAAGATVLEMPTLEIVPPSSWQPLDRALAELDTFDWLILTSHNAVTFFMKRLHSHGKDSRALAGLKIAVVGEKTAQTLSSYGLGADFTPREFVADALVVEFPEPVAGLRFLFPRVEKGGRPVLGEAFTAAGAEVVEVPAYNSCCPQTVDAQVLGALQAGQVDMVTFTSSKTVKHFCQLVGPQAAELLQNVQIASIGPQTSQTCRELLGRVDTEATEHTLEGLLQALLRIA; from the coding sequence TTGACGGTCTATTTTGTGGGTGCGGGGTTAGGTACCCCCGACTCTCTCACGCTCGAAGCATGGACCTGCCTTCAGCAGGCGCAGGTGGTTCTTTACGATGCCCTGCTCTCCCCTAGCCTCCTTGAACTCACCCCCGCTGATTGCTTGCGGGTGGCGGTGGGCAAGCGCGCAGGAACTGAGGCCGTTCCGCAATTGGAAATCAACCGCCTTTTAGTGGCCTACGGCCAGCAGTATCGGCGGGTTGTTCGTCTCAAAAGTGGCGATCCGGGGCTGTTTGGCCGTTTGCATCAGGAACTTGAGGCTGTTTTGGGGGCAGGTTTAGAGGCTGTGGTGATTGCGGGGGTGTCCTCAGCGCTGGCGGCACCTTTATTGGCTGGCATCTGCGTGACAGCAAAGGACGTGAGTCAGTCCGTAGCCATTCTGTCGGGGCATGCACCGGAGACACTTCCCTGGCCAGCGATCGCCCAAATGGAGACGCTGATTTTTTTGATGGCCACCCGTTCCCTGCGATATATTGCCGAGGAATTGCTGCGGCAGGGGCGATCGCCCACCGAAGGATTGGCGATTCTGCAATGGGCGGGGCAACCCCAGCAACAATTCTGGTTTGGCACCCTAGAGACCTATCTGAAGACGCCTCACTTTCCAGACATGGCTCCTGCGGTCGTTGTCATTGGCGCGATCGCCCAAAAACGCTACCCGTTGGCTAGTCTAGATCTGGTCTTTCCTGAATTTTTGAGGATTTCCCCATCATCAATGTCTCCCCTCTACGGCAAAACGATTCTCGTCACTCGTGCGGCAGCTCAAGCGAGTGAGTTTACTCAGCAACTTATAGCAGCCGGTGCCACCGTTTTAGAAATGCCGACACTGGAAATCGTTCCCCCTAGTTCTTGGCAGCCCCTCGATCGGGCCCTGGCAGAACTCGATACCTTTGACTGGCTGATTCTGACTTCCCACAATGCCGTTACGTTTTTTATGAAACGGTTACACAGTCATGGCAAGGATAGCCGTGCCCTCGCGGGTCTCAAGATTGCTGTCGTCGGTGAAAAAACTGCCCAAACCCTTAGCAGTTACGGCTTAGGGGCTGACTTCACCCCCAGGGAATTTGTCGCCGATGCCCTAGTGGTAGAATTCCCAGAACCTGTGGCCGGGTTGCGTTTTCTTTTTCCACGGGTTGAAAAGGGCGGACGACCCGTCCTAGGGGAGGCCTTTACGGCGGCTGGGGCTGAGGTGGTTGAGGTGCCTGCCTACAATTCATGCTGTCCCCAAACCGTTGATGCCCAAGTTTTAGGAGCGCTGCAAGCGGGTCAAGTGGATATGGTCACGTTTACCAGTTCTAAGACGGTGAAACACTTTTGCCAATTAGTGGGTCCTCAGGCGGCAGAGTTACTTCAGAATGTGCAGATTGCCAGTATCGGGCCGCAAACCTCCCAAACTTGCCGTGAGCTCTTGGGACGAGTGGATACTGAAGCCACAGAGCATACCCTGGAGGGACTCCTTCAGGCATTATTACGGATAGCTTAG
- a CDS encoding S4 domain-containing protein codes for MSEWISQGLVRVNWQMVQQPRHLLKVNDLIAIRGKGRLQIQAIQVTKKERYRIQMERIR; via the coding sequence ATGAGCGAGTGGATTAGCCAAGGGCTAGTGCGGGTCAATTGGCAAATGGTGCAGCAACCGCGGCATCTCCTTAAGGTCAATGACCTCATTGCCATTCGCGGCAAAGGGCGATTGCAGATTCAAGCCATTCAAGTCACCAAGAAGGAGCGCTACCGCATTCAGATGGAGCGGATTCGCTAA
- a CDS encoding chromophore lyase CpcT/CpeT: MTHATDVLTLGRWMAADFSNQAQAFENPPFYAHIRVCMRPLPSGVLEGIALYVEQAYDYLLGVPYRTRVLELVPANDHIVIKNYVLKDEKRFFGAARDRQRLQAMRADDLELLCGCNMLTYWTGHSFRGEVEPGKACKVVRKGRETYLDSTFEIDGDRFISHDRGRDPETDEHVWGSVAGPFHFVRWQSFADEIIA; the protein is encoded by the coding sequence ATGACCCACGCAACCGATGTGTTGACGCTTGGCCGTTGGATGGCGGCGGATTTTAGTAACCAAGCGCAAGCCTTTGAGAATCCTCCCTTCTATGCCCATATTCGGGTGTGTATGCGTCCCCTTCCCAGTGGTGTTCTGGAGGGTATTGCCCTTTATGTGGAACAGGCCTATGACTATCTCCTAGGCGTCCCCTACCGCACACGGGTTTTGGAACTAGTGCCCGCCAATGATCACATTGTCATTAAAAATTATGTACTCAAGGATGAAAAACGCTTCTTTGGGGCAGCTCGCGATCGCCAGCGGCTTCAGGCCATGCGAGCCGATGATCTTGAACTCCTCTGTGGCTGCAATATGCTCACCTACTGGACAGGGCATAGTTTTCGCGGTGAAGTGGAGCCGGGCAAAGCCTGTAAAGTTGTGCGTAAGGGACGGGAAACCTATCTCGATAGCACGTTTGAAATTGATGGCGATCGCTTCATTAGCCACGATCGCGGACGGGATCCCGAAACCGATGAGCACGTTTGGGGATCCGTAGCCGGCCCCTTTCACTTTGTCCGCTGGCAGAGCTTTGCCGATGAAATTATTGCCTAG
- a CDS encoding M23 family metallopeptidase, whose amino-acid sequence MSAAMLGRSLRSLCSYLPLLGTFVLIQPTHALDLTTLANDLGSKDVRPESLSMPSLFSPESQDSPAEFENLLSADKTNFLVDVSQGAWQRTIQPQVSFAPLSLRRPALTLSASASFDHLSRPFEPTFKVVDRRVRTNSLADLVTQATTSVVASLAIDTPFGMGGSLEQTTANVEPQFAEGETTPLSERVTFVNSSAAPTSTSTLGSVPFGRASERQRRTSPALLAVQQTPTRPALLQPSVVRRPQTTTVTVPTPAAVQPIAPPVPVKVARSIINPPLPSPLDLPPLPNADRFLPSLTTNFIWPARGVLTSGFGPRWGRMHRGIDIAAPIGTPIYAAAAGVVTYSQWNSGGYGNLVEIRHADGTLTLYAHNHRNLVRVGQYVEQGQQIAEMGSTGRSTGPHVHFEVHPQGQGAVNPMIFLQRSQG is encoded by the coding sequence GTGTCTGCTGCTATGCTTGGTCGTTCGCTGCGCTCCCTTTGTTCCTATCTGCCCCTGCTGGGTACCTTTGTTCTGATTCAGCCTACCCACGCCCTTGATCTGACCACTCTTGCGAACGATCTGGGTTCAAAGGACGTGCGCCCCGAATCTCTCAGCATGCCCTCTCTTTTCAGCCCCGAAAGCCAAGACTCCCCTGCTGAATTTGAAAATCTTTTATCCGCCGACAAAACCAACTTCCTCGTGGATGTTAGCCAAGGGGCATGGCAACGCACTATCCAGCCGCAGGTGAGTTTTGCCCCGCTCTCCCTGAGAAGACCAGCGCTGACCCTTTCTGCCTCTGCTTCCTTTGACCACCTCAGTCGTCCATTTGAACCCACCTTCAAAGTGGTGGATCGTCGGGTTCGCACTAATAGCTTGGCAGATCTGGTGACTCAAGCCACCACCTCTGTTGTTGCTTCCTTGGCCATTGATACCCCCTTTGGGATGGGTGGCTCTTTGGAACAAACCACGGCCAACGTTGAACCACAATTCGCCGAGGGGGAAACCACGCCCCTCTCCGAGCGGGTGACATTTGTGAATTCCTCAGCAGCACCTACTTCCACTTCAACCCTAGGGTCTGTCCCCTTTGGGCGTGCTTCTGAGCGGCAGCGTCGCACTAGCCCTGCTCTGCTTGCAGTCCAGCAAACCCCTACTCGCCCGGCTCTACTCCAGCCTAGCGTTGTGAGGCGCCCGCAAACAACAACGGTAACGGTACCCACCCCTGCCGCTGTACAACCCATTGCGCCCCCTGTGCCCGTCAAGGTGGCACGCTCAATTATCAATCCACCGTTACCCAGTCCTCTTGACTTACCCCCTCTACCGAACGCCGATCGCTTCCTGCCGAGCCTAACCACGAACTTTATTTGGCCGGCGCGGGGGGTGTTGACTTCTGGCTTTGGCCCCCGCTGGGGACGGATGCACCGGGGGATTGATATTGCGGCTCCCATTGGCACGCCCATTTATGCTGCCGCTGCCGGTGTGGTCACCTACTCCCAGTGGAACTCTGGTGGCTACGGCAATCTGGTGGAAATTCGCCACGCCGATGGGACGCTGACGCTCTATGCCCACAACCATCGCAACTTGGTACGTGTGGGTCAATACGTTGAGCAGGGTCAGCAGATTGCCGAAATGGGCAGTACTGGACGCAGCACAGGCCCCCACGTCCACTTTGAAGTGCATCCCCAAGGGCAGGGGGCTGTTAACCCAATGATCTTCCTGCAACGCAGCCAAGGGTAG
- the lgt gene encoding prolipoprotein diacylglyceryl transferase produces the protein MIATFQSPGATLELGFITLRWYGLLIAVAVFIGLWLSQRLARQRQIDPDQIADLSIWLVVAAIPAARLYYVAFNWGFYQKHLDQVLQIWKGGIAIHGAILGGMVAMAIFTYVQRLSFWQVADVVAPSLVLGQAIGRWGNFFNSEAFGAPTDLPWKLYIPAPQRPPQLINEAYYHPTFLYESLWNLGVFLLLLWLFRQPRYQKPGTLLMVYAIAYSLGRFWIEGLRMDSLMLGPLRIAQVVSLVAIALGAWGLFRLYYQGKPLPDWQAT, from the coding sequence ATGATCGCCACTTTCCAATCCCCCGGTGCCACCCTTGAGCTAGGGTTTATCACCCTTCGGTGGTACGGGTTATTGATTGCTGTCGCTGTTTTTATTGGCCTCTGGCTGAGTCAGCGCTTGGCACGCCAGCGGCAGATTGACCCTGATCAGATTGCGGATCTATCCATTTGGCTTGTGGTTGCAGCTATTCCCGCTGCACGACTCTATTACGTCGCCTTTAACTGGGGCTTTTATCAAAAACATCTAGATCAAGTGCTTCAAATATGGAAAGGCGGCATTGCCATTCACGGCGCCATTCTCGGTGGCATGGTGGCGATGGCTATCTTTACCTATGTGCAGCGGCTTTCCTTTTGGCAAGTGGCGGATGTGGTTGCCCCTTCATTGGTTTTGGGACAGGCCATTGGTCGCTGGGGTAATTTTTTCAACTCTGAGGCCTTTGGTGCCCCCACTGATTTGCCGTGGAAACTCTATATCCCTGCGCCACAGCGTCCTCCTCAGCTAATCAACGAAGCCTATTACCACCCCACGTTTCTCTATGAGTCTCTTTGGAATTTGGGGGTTTTTCTGCTCCTGCTGTGGCTCTTTCGTCAACCTCGCTATCAAAAGCCGGGGACGCTTCTGATGGTCTATGCCATCGCCTACAGCTTGGGTCGCTTTTGGATTGAAGGGCTGCGCATGGATAGCCTGATGCTGGGCCCTCTGCGAATTGCTCAAGTGGTCAGCTTGGTAGCGATCGCCCTAGGAGCTTGGGGACTCTTTCGCCTGTATTATCAAGGCAAGCCGTTGCCAGATTGGCAAGCCACCTAG
- the ribD gene encoding bifunctional diaminohydroxyphosphoribosylaminopyrimidine deaminase/5-amino-6-(5-phosphoribosylamino)uracil reductase RibD, which produces MRSAPVVEEIATIDAQYMGRCLELAARAKGRTAPNPLVGCVIVAEGRVIGEGFHPKAGEPHAEVFALRSVSESDRPLLSKATLYVNLEPCNHYGRTPPCTEAIVAAGIPKVVVGMIDPNPQVAGAGVERLRAAGIEVTVGVREADCQRLNEAFVHRVRYQRPFGIFKYAMTLDGKIASRAGHSLWVSGEAARAMVHQLRSECDAVIVGGNTVRLDNPLLTSRHEHNPLRVVMSRTLDLPRDASLWETTTAATLVVTSASPQHPLIPQLQAQGVEVVHQEPLTPTAVMALLYQRGIMTVLWECGGSLAAAAIAEGMVQKVWAFIAPKIIGGFDAPAPVADLGLTKMHEALCLEDVTWQAVGEDILVVGYLPSRPPVPSLQ; this is translated from the coding sequence ATGCGCTCAGCCCCCGTTGTGGAGGAAATAGCCACGATTGATGCCCAGTATATGGGGCGCTGCCTTGAGTTAGCGGCTCGGGCCAAAGGCCGCACGGCTCCGAATCCCCTCGTGGGCTGTGTGATTGTGGCGGAGGGACGCGTCATTGGGGAGGGGTTTCATCCCAAGGCAGGGGAACCCCATGCCGAGGTCTTTGCCCTGCGCAGTGTCAGCGAGAGCGATCGCCCCCTCCTCAGCAAGGCCACCCTCTACGTCAACCTTGAACCCTGCAACCACTATGGCCGCACACCCCCCTGTACCGAGGCAATTGTTGCTGCTGGTATTCCCAAGGTGGTGGTGGGCATGATTGATCCGAATCCTCAAGTAGCCGGAGCAGGGGTAGAGCGGCTGCGCGCAGCGGGCATAGAAGTCACTGTTGGCGTGCGGGAAGCAGACTGTCAACGCCTGAACGAAGCGTTTGTCCATCGGGTGCGCTACCAGCGTCCCTTTGGCATTTTTAAGTACGCCATGACCCTCGATGGCAAAATTGCCTCTAGGGCAGGTCATAGTCTCTGGGTGAGTGGCGAAGCCGCACGCGCCATGGTGCATCAACTGCGCTCTGAATGCGATGCTGTCATTGTGGGGGGCAATACCGTGCGGCTGGATAATCCCCTCTTGACCTCCCGCCATGAGCACAATCCCCTACGGGTGGTGATGAGCCGTACCCTTGATCTGCCGCGGGATGCCTCTTTGTGGGAAACAACCACCGCTGCGACCTTGGTGGTTACTTCCGCTTCGCCCCAGCATCCCCTAATTCCCCAACTGCAGGCACAGGGTGTGGAGGTGGTGCACCAAGAGCCGCTAACACCGACCGCCGTTATGGCACTGCTTTATCAACGGGGCATCATGACCGTGCTTTGGGAATGTGGCGGTTCCCTCGCAGCGGCAGCGATCGCCGAAGGCATGGTACAGAAGGTGTGGGCGTTTATTGCGCCAAAAATTATCGGTGGCTTCGATGCCCCCGCCCCAGTGGCCGATTTAGGCTTAACCAAAATGCATGAGGCCTTGTGCCTAGAGGACGTGACTTGGCAAGCCGTGGGCGAGGACATTCTCGTAGTGGGCTACCTACCGTCTAGGCCTCCGGTTCCGTCACTTCAATAA
- a CDS encoding DnaJ C-terminal domain-containing protein, which produces MRNFRDYYQLLGVDRDASLEEIKRAYRRLARRYHPDLNPGDRAAEEKFKDISEAYQVLSDPARREQYDRYGEYWSQPGFRTRPSQRTPMARRNGTSVREEPDLSEDNFQEFLDQLLGRRSPRTSTVSADPPRRSSTIETDYFRPGTVKTVYTAVSRRDAEATLEIPLEKAYEGGRERIRLGDGRSLEVTLPPGMVTGQRIRLRGQGTGGGDLYLKIQVTPHPLFRLEDYDIVCELPVTPSEAALGGQIEAPTLDGWVKMMVPAGVRTGQRLRLAGKGYPRPDGDRGDQLVEIVITLPPQLSDAERDLYRQLQAIESYNPRAHLAYS; this is translated from the coding sequence ATGCGTAATTTTCGAGATTACTACCAGCTTTTGGGCGTGGATCGGGATGCCAGCCTTGAGGAGATTAAGCGCGCCTATCGGCGGCTGGCTCGGCGGTATCATCCCGATCTGAATCCCGGCGATCGCGCCGCTGAAGAGAAGTTCAAAGACATTAGTGAAGCCTACCAAGTCCTCAGTGATCCGGCTCGCCGTGAGCAATACGATCGCTACGGTGAATATTGGTCACAGCCTGGCTTTCGCACTCGCCCTTCCCAACGCACCCCTATGGCTCGTCGCAATGGTACTAGTGTTAGGGAAGAACCCGACCTCAGTGAAGATAATTTTCAAGAGTTTTTGGATCAACTGTTGGGTCGGCGATCGCCCCGCACTTCTACGGTTTCTGCGGATCCCCCCCGTCGCTCGTCTACCATAGAGACAGACTACTTTCGCCCCGGCACCGTCAAAACCGTCTATACCGCTGTGAGTCGTCGCGATGCTGAAGCCACCCTAGAAATCCCCCTCGAAAAAGCCTACGAAGGAGGACGGGAGCGGATTCGCCTTGGAGATGGGCGCTCCCTAGAAGTGACGCTGCCACCGGGGATGGTTACCGGTCAGCGGATTCGGCTGCGGGGTCAAGGCACTGGTGGCGGTGATCTTTATCTGAAAATTCAAGTGACTCCCCATCCCCTCTTTCGCCTGGAGGACTATGACATTGTCTGTGAACTGCCCGTGACCCCCAGTGAGGCTGCCCTTGGGGGGCAAATTGAAGCTCCGACCCTGGATGGTTGGGTAAAAATGATGGTTCCAGCAGGGGTACGGACAGGACAGCGTTTGCGACTGGCGGGTAAAGGCTACCCTCGTCCCGATGGCGATCGCGGTGACCAACTGGTGGAAATTGTAATTACGCTGCCGCCCCAACTGAGCGATGCCGAACGGGATCTCTACCGGCAGCTTCAGGCCATTGAGTCCTACAACCCCCGTGCCCATCTGGCCTACTCCTGA
- the rpmI gene encoding 50S ribosomal protein L35: protein MPKLKTRRAAAKRFRTTGSGKFVRRKANKNHLLEHKGSDRKNRLSHKALVDPRDIERVSLMLPYA, encoded by the coding sequence ATGCCAAAGCTAAAAACACGTCGCGCTGCTGCTAAACGATTTCGGACGACGGGCAGTGGTAAGTTTGTCCGCCGCAAGGCCAACAAAAATCACTTACTCGAACACAAGGGGAGCGATCGCAAGAATCGTCTTTCCCATAAAGCCCTGGTCGATCCACGGGATATTGAGCGAGTATCGCTGATGCTGCCCTACGCTTAA